The proteins below come from a single Saccharopolyspora sp. SCSIO 74807 genomic window:
- a CDS encoding MoxR family ATPase — protein MTEAGEGGATEAGTPAEQVNTPARDAQLLERTVFEVKRIIVGQDRLVERVLVGLLAKGHILLEGVPGVAKTLAVETFANVVGGSFSRLQFTPDLVPADILGTRIYRQGSERFDVELGPVLANFVLADEINRAPAKVQSALLEVMAERHVSIGGQSFPMPQPFLVLATQNPIENEGVYPLPEAQRDRFLFKLQVEYPTAEEEREIVYRMGVASPEPNPVLDPAALTRLQEVAAQVFVHHALVDYVVRLVLATRQPNDHGLSDIAGWVSYGASPRASLGVVSASRALALVRGRDYVLPQDVVDVVPDVFRHRLVLSYDALADGVPVDHIINRVLQTVPLPQVSARSQAGQPQPQAGGYGHAAAGSPQYP, from the coding sequence GTGACCGAGGCCGGCGAGGGCGGCGCGACCGAGGCAGGGACGCCCGCGGAGCAGGTGAACACCCCGGCCCGGGACGCGCAGCTGCTGGAACGCACCGTCTTCGAGGTCAAGCGGATCATCGTCGGGCAGGACCGGCTCGTGGAGCGGGTGCTGGTCGGCCTGCTCGCCAAGGGCCACATCCTGCTCGAAGGCGTGCCCGGTGTGGCCAAGACGCTCGCGGTGGAGACCTTCGCCAACGTCGTCGGCGGCTCGTTCTCCCGGTTGCAGTTCACCCCCGACCTGGTGCCCGCCGACATCCTCGGCACCCGGATCTACCGGCAGGGCAGCGAGCGGTTCGACGTCGAACTCGGCCCGGTGCTGGCCAACTTCGTGCTCGCCGACGAGATCAACCGCGCGCCCGCGAAGGTGCAGTCGGCGCTGCTGGAGGTCATGGCGGAGCGGCACGTCTCGATCGGTGGGCAGAGCTTCCCGATGCCGCAGCCGTTCCTGGTGCTGGCCACCCAGAACCCGATCGAGAACGAGGGCGTCTACCCGCTGCCGGAGGCGCAGCGCGACCGGTTCCTGTTCAAGCTCCAGGTCGAGTACCCGACCGCGGAGGAGGAACGCGAGATCGTCTACCGGATGGGCGTCGCTTCTCCGGAGCCGAACCCGGTGCTCGACCCGGCCGCGCTGACCCGGTTGCAGGAGGTCGCCGCGCAGGTGTTCGTGCACCACGCGCTGGTGGACTACGTGGTGCGGCTGGTGCTGGCCACGCGGCAGCCGAACGATCACGGGCTGTCCGACATCGCGGGCTGGGTGTCCTACGGGGCCTCGCCGCGCGCCAGCCTCGGCGTGGTGTCGGCGTCGCGGGCGTTGGCGCTGGTGCGCGGGCGGGATTACGTGCTGCCGCAAGATGTGGTGGACGTGGTGCCGGACGTGTTCCGGCACCGGCTGGTGCTGTCCTACGACGCGCTGGCCGACGGCGTGCCGGTCGACCACATCATCAACCGGGTGTTGCAGACGGTGCCGCTGCCGCAAGTCTCGGCCCGTTCGCAGGCAGGCCAGCCGCAGCCGCAGGCGGGCGGTTACGGGCACGCCGCGGCCGGTTCGCCGCAGTACCCGTGA
- a CDS encoding MerR family transcriptional regulator: MRRLSIGAFAQESGLSPKALRLYDDLGLLAPADVDPRTGYRSYDRCQLATAKLIVRLRVLGMPLERIRVVLALPSEAAAAEVASYWRQVEADTAARREAAASLIDQLSRKDATMTDAVRELEVRGSASTDIGLVRDSNQDAVLAGDRLFAVADGFGAQGLGRAASSAALDALERLERQGPAEDPLGALSDAVRNARAAVREFTKSDIAAQGAGTTLTAMLWSGVRFALAHVGDSRAYLLRGAELTRLTHDHSFVQSLVDEGKLTVEEAAAHPQRAMLLRALEHEGTAEPDMHLREARAGDRYLLCSDGLTSVLDEQEISRALGSNGTSQQAADRLVELVRSAGAPDNVSCSVVDATARA; encoded by the coding sequence GTGCGCAGGTTGAGCATCGGTGCGTTCGCGCAGGAATCGGGTTTGAGCCCGAAAGCGCTGCGGCTCTACGACGACCTGGGCCTGCTGGCCCCGGCCGACGTTGATCCGCGGACCGGCTACCGCTCCTACGACCGCTGCCAGCTCGCCACGGCGAAGCTCATCGTCCGATTGCGCGTGCTGGGGATGCCGCTGGAACGGATCCGGGTGGTGCTGGCCCTGCCGTCGGAAGCCGCCGCGGCGGAGGTCGCTTCGTACTGGCGGCAGGTCGAAGCCGACACTGCGGCCCGCCGCGAAGCAGCCGCATCCCTCATCGACCAACTGTCCAGGAAGGACGCGACCATGACGGACGCAGTGCGGGAACTCGAGGTGCGCGGCTCCGCGAGCACCGACATCGGACTGGTGCGCGACAGCAACCAGGACGCGGTGCTCGCGGGCGACCGCCTGTTCGCGGTGGCCGATGGTTTCGGCGCGCAGGGCTTGGGCCGTGCCGCGAGCTCGGCCGCGCTCGACGCACTCGAACGGCTCGAGCGGCAAGGCCCTGCCGAGGATCCTCTGGGCGCGCTCAGCGACGCGGTGCGCAATGCGCGCGCTGCGGTGCGCGAGTTCACCAAGTCCGACATCGCCGCGCAGGGCGCGGGTACGACCTTGACGGCGATGCTGTGGTCAGGCGTGCGCTTCGCGCTGGCGCACGTCGGGGACTCGCGGGCGTACCTGCTGCGGGGTGCGGAGCTGACCCGGCTCACCCACGACCACAGCTTCGTGCAGTCGCTTGTCGACGAGGGGAAGCTGACCGTGGAAGAGGCCGCGGCACATCCGCAACGTGCGATGTTGCTGCGCGCGTTGGAGCACGAAGGCACGGCGGAACCGGACATGCACCTGCGCGAAGCCCGGGCGGGCGATCGCTACCTGCTCTGCTCGGACGGGCTCACCAGCGTGCTCGACGAGCAGGAGATCTCCCGCGCGCTCGGCAGCAACGGCACTTCCCAGCAAGCCGCGGACCGATTGGTCGAGCTGGTGCGTTCGGCGGGGGCGCCGGACAACGTCTCCTGCTCGGTCGTCGACGCGACTGCCCGCGCGTGA
- a CDS encoding molybdenum cofactor guanylyltransferase, with translation MTNGFAAVVLAGGEAKRLGGVDKLALRVGGCTLLDRTLAAVGGAEPIVIVGPERPVAVPVRWAREDPPRSGPLAGLHAGLREVPREVGLVAVVAADHPGLTASTIDRLRAAVRDAGAVLIDSDDRPQWLLGVWRAEALREHMPAEVVNRPVRDLLAQLEPARVPATGTEASDVDTPDDYRRLT, from the coding sequence GTGACGAACGGATTCGCTGCGGTGGTGCTCGCGGGCGGCGAGGCCAAGCGGCTCGGCGGCGTGGACAAACTCGCTCTGCGGGTCGGTGGCTGCACGTTGCTGGATCGCACGCTGGCGGCGGTGGGCGGAGCCGAGCCGATCGTCATCGTCGGACCGGAACGGCCGGTGGCGGTGCCGGTCCGATGGGCTCGGGAGGACCCTCCGCGCAGCGGACCGCTGGCCGGTTTGCACGCGGGTCTGCGGGAAGTCCCGCGCGAGGTCGGGCTGGTGGCCGTCGTGGCCGCCGACCACCCCGGCCTGACCGCCTCGACGATCGACCGGCTGCGCGCGGCCGTGCGCGATGCGGGCGCGGTACTGATCGACTCGGACGATCGTCCACAGTGGCTGCTGGGGGTGTGGCGGGCCGAGGCGCTGCGCGAGCACATGCCGGCGGAAGTGGTGAACCGCCCGGTCCGCGACCTGCTGGCCCAGCTCGAACCGGCCCGCGTGCCCGCCACCGGCACCGAAGCATCCGATGTGGACACCCCGGACGACTACCGCCGCCTCACCTAG
- a CDS encoding NlpC/P60 family protein, producing MRRSRQLSGGLLLAALVAVSCPPVAGSTPPPPRPDEGDLQAQRELAGDRAGQVGALTQRLAEAETRLDELGAGVEVAMEEANKARVDMTRAERAHSRAEQLAHGAGDQATAAATEVERQRERLDRFAAGSYRQGSRIGSLTAFAGARGPEELLNRAELLDIVSRDQLDVLDDLERARIERVNKDSLARQALQDAAAKRAAADAARGRAEAAQSAAIAARAGQAGSAQRLAAERDGAQAELRQARSTVQGMEGQKDRYQEWLDAREAEQQAQAQAQQAAQAAQAASRPAPTGDSGGSDDSDDSDDAAPAGVETVVQRAMSQLGMPYAWGGGDEDGPTQGIRDGGVADSYGDYRKTGFDCSGLMVYAFAAAGVELDHYSGYQYKAGEQVSLSSMQRGDMLFWRSSGSVHHVALYLGNGKMVEAPYSGSQVRVAPVRYDGIAPYAVRMF from the coding sequence GTGCGGCGATCCCGACAGCTTTCCGGCGGGCTCCTGCTGGCTGCGCTGGTGGCGGTGAGCTGCCCTCCGGTCGCGGGCAGCACGCCGCCGCCCCCGCGACCGGACGAAGGCGACCTGCAGGCGCAGCGCGAGCTCGCCGGGGACCGGGCCGGCCAGGTGGGTGCGCTGACCCAGCGGCTCGCCGAAGCCGAGACCCGCCTCGACGAACTCGGGGCCGGCGTCGAAGTCGCGATGGAAGAGGCCAACAAGGCCCGCGTCGACATGACCCGCGCCGAACGCGCGCACAGCCGCGCCGAGCAGCTGGCGCACGGCGCCGGGGATCAAGCCACCGCCGCTGCCACCGAGGTCGAGCGCCAGCGGGAGCGGCTCGACCGTTTCGCCGCGGGCAGCTACCGCCAGGGCAGCCGCATCGGCTCGCTGACCGCCTTCGCGGGCGCGCGTGGTCCGGAAGAGCTGCTCAACCGCGCCGAACTGCTGGACATCGTCAGCCGCGATCAGCTCGACGTCCTCGACGACCTCGAACGCGCCCGCATCGAGCGGGTCAACAAGGACTCGCTGGCCCGCCAGGCGTTGCAGGACGCCGCGGCCAAGCGCGCTGCGGCCGACGCCGCGCGCGGCCGGGCCGAAGCCGCGCAGAGCGCCGCCATCGCCGCGCGCGCTGGGCAGGCCGGTAGCGCACAACGGCTCGCAGCCGAACGCGACGGCGCGCAGGCCGAACTGCGGCAGGCCCGCTCCACGGTGCAGGGCATGGAGGGCCAGAAGGACCGCTACCAGGAATGGCTCGACGCCCGCGAGGCCGAGCAGCAGGCGCAGGCGCAAGCCCAGCAGGCCGCACAGGCCGCGCAGGCGGCGTCCCGGCCGGCGCCCACCGGGGACTCCGGTGGCTCGGATGATTCCGACGACTCCGACGACGCGGCGCCAGCCGGGGTCGAGACCGTCGTGCAGCGGGCGATGTCCCAGCTCGGGATGCCGTACGCATGGGGCGGCGGCGACGAGGACGGACCGACGCAAGGCATCCGGGACGGGGGAGTGGCCGACTCCTACGGCGACTACCGCAAGACCGGCTTCGACTGCTCGGGCCTGATGGTCTACGCATTCGCCGCGGCCGGTGTGGAGCTCGACCACTACAGCGGCTACCAGTACAAGGCGGGCGAGCAGGTTTCGCTGTCGTCGATGCAGCGCGGCGACATGCTGTTCTGGCGCAGCAGCGGCAGCGTCCACCACGTGGCGCTGTACCTGGGCAACGGCAAGATGGTGGAAGCGCCGTACTCCGGCTCGCAGGTGCGTGTCGCGCCTGTGCGCTACGACGGGATCGCGCCTTACGCGGTGCGCATGTTCTGA
- a CDS encoding Sir2 family NAD-dependent protein deacetylase gives MPARGSSEALERARALFAGARRITALTGAGLSTASGIPDFRGPNGVWTRDPEAQRLSDINCYVADPEVRRKAWRSRAEHPAWSAEPNAAHRAFTDLAAQQRLRTVLTQNIDGLHQSAGLDSGSVLELHGSVFGVVCLDCGSTGTMRAALQRVAAGEPDPPCNSCGGILKSSTISFGQALDADVIRSAQRAALDCDLFLTAGTSLTVQPAAGLAELAVRAGADLVVCNAEPTPYDELAAAVLREPLVEVLPELVAVPATGSDEPLSTWGDPGTWS, from the coding sequence GTGCCAGCACGCGGAAGTTCCGAAGCCCTCGAGCGCGCCCGCGCCCTGTTCGCCGGGGCGCGGCGGATCACCGCGTTGACCGGGGCCGGGCTTTCCACCGCCTCCGGCATCCCGGACTTCCGCGGTCCGAACGGGGTGTGGACGCGGGACCCGGAGGCGCAGCGGCTCAGCGACATCAACTGCTACGTCGCCGATCCGGAGGTGCGCAGGAAGGCGTGGCGCAGCCGCGCCGAGCATCCGGCGTGGAGCGCGGAGCCGAACGCCGCGCACCGCGCGTTCACCGACCTCGCCGCCCAGCAGCGGTTGCGCACGGTGCTGACCCAGAACATCGACGGGCTGCACCAGAGCGCCGGGCTGGACTCCGGTTCGGTGCTGGAACTGCACGGTTCGGTTTTCGGCGTGGTGTGCCTGGATTGCGGCTCGACCGGCACGATGCGCGCCGCGCTGCAACGGGTCGCCGCGGGCGAGCCGGACCCGCCGTGCAACTCCTGCGGCGGCATCCTGAAGTCCAGCACGATCTCCTTCGGGCAAGCCCTGGACGCGGACGTGATCCGGTCCGCGCAGCGGGCGGCGCTGGACTGCGACCTGTTCCTGACCGCGGGCACCTCGCTGACCGTGCAGCCCGCCGCTGGGCTCGCCGAACTGGCCGTGCGGGCCGGGGCGGACTTGGTGGTCTGCAACGCAGAGCCCACTCCCTATGACGAGCTGGCCGCGGCCGTGCTGCGCGAGCCGCTGGTCGAGGTGCTGCCGGAACTGGTCGCCGTCCCCGCCACCGGCTCCGACGAGCCGCTGAGCACTTGGGGCGACCCCGGCACCTGGAGCTGA
- a CDS encoding nitrate/nitrite transporter, whose translation MPAAPHTRPGRWIDGWDPEDAVFWERTGRRVARRNLRLSILSEHIGFSVWSIWSVMVLFMSPAIGLGFTASEKFLLTTVPTLVGALLRLPYSYAVTRFGGRNWTVVSTAALLVPTASTAYFVQQPGTELWVFLVLGALTGVGGGNFASSMTNITAFFPQRAQGWALGLNAGGGNIGVAVVQLVGLLVVALAGNTSPALVAGVYLPLIVLAALLAAVRMDNVDAVVAAPGAQLEVVRDRHAWWISLLYVGTFGSFIGYGFAFGLVLQNEFGSSPLQAATWTFLGPLLGSLARPLGGRMSDRFGGARVTFWNFLAMAVATGVLLVASGSGSFPLYLTAFIALFVLTGVGNGSVYKMIPGIFTARAALSATPDAFAQARRLSGALMGVAGAVGALGGVFINLTFRASFGGSAANGNAALLTFLAFYVLCLVLTWAVYLRPAPGRVATRREPVAEGVTSA comes from the coding sequence GTGCCCGCCGCCCCGCACACCCGACCCGGCCGGTGGATCGACGGCTGGGATCCCGAGGACGCGGTCTTCTGGGAGCGCACCGGCAGGCGCGTGGCCCGCCGGAACCTGCGGCTGTCGATCCTGTCCGAGCACATCGGATTCTCGGTGTGGAGCATCTGGTCGGTCATGGTGCTGTTCATGTCGCCGGCCATCGGACTGGGATTCACCGCCTCCGAGAAGTTCCTGCTGACCACGGTGCCGACGCTGGTGGGAGCGCTGCTGCGGCTGCCGTACAGCTACGCGGTGACGCGGTTCGGCGGTCGCAATTGGACGGTCGTCTCGACCGCCGCGCTGCTGGTGCCGACGGCGTCGACGGCCTACTTCGTGCAGCAGCCGGGCACCGAGCTGTGGGTGTTCCTGGTGCTGGGCGCGCTGACCGGCGTGGGCGGCGGGAACTTCGCCTCGTCGATGACCAACATCACCGCGTTCTTCCCGCAGCGCGCGCAGGGCTGGGCGCTGGGGTTGAACGCGGGCGGCGGCAACATCGGCGTCGCGGTCGTCCAACTGGTCGGGCTGCTGGTGGTCGCGCTGGCCGGGAACACCTCCCCCGCACTGGTGGCCGGGGTGTACCTGCCGCTGATCGTGCTGGCCGCCCTGCTGGCGGCAGTGCGGATGGACAACGTCGACGCGGTCGTGGCCGCGCCCGGCGCGCAGCTGGAAGTGGTGCGAGACCGGCACGCCTGGTGGATCTCGCTGCTGTACGTCGGCACCTTCGGGTCGTTCATCGGCTACGGCTTCGCGTTCGGGCTGGTGCTGCAGAACGAGTTCGGTTCCAGCCCGCTGCAGGCGGCGACCTGGACGTTCCTGGGACCGCTGCTGGGTTCGCTGGCGCGACCGCTGGGCGGGCGGATGTCGGACCGCTTCGGCGGAGCGCGGGTGACGTTCTGGAACTTCCTGGCCATGGCGGTCGCGACCGGGGTGCTGCTGGTGGCTTCCGGGTCGGGTTCGTTCCCGCTGTACCTGACCGCGTTCATCGCGCTGTTCGTGCTGACCGGGGTCGGCAACGGATCGGTGTACAAGATGATCCCGGGGATCTTCACCGCGCGGGCGGCGCTTTCCGCCACCCCGGACGCGTTCGCGCAGGCCAGGCGGCTTTCGGGCGCGTTGATGGGGGTGGCCGGTGCGGTCGGCGCGCTGGGCGGGGTGTTCATCAACCTGACCTTCCGCGCCTCGTTCGGCGGGTCCGCGGCCAACGGGAACGCCGCGCTGCTGACGTTCCTCGCGTTCTACGTGCTGTGCCTGGTCCTGACCTGGGCGGTGTACCTGCGCCCGGCGCCCGGCCGGGTGGCGACGCGCCGGGAACCGGTCGCCGAAGGGGTCACCAGTGCCTGA
- a CDS encoding molybdopterin oxidoreductase family protein, with the protein MPEPRTVATHCPYCALQCGTRLTRERAGVTVVPTDFPVNRGGLCQKGWTAASLLDIPDRLVHPMVRRGGELVAADWDTALGTVADRLLGLRAEHGPDAVAVFGGGGLTNEKAYLLGKFARLALGTSRIDYNGRFCMSSAAAAGNAAFGLDRGLPFPVTDLGAADAVLLAGANPAETMPPLMQHLARPDLVVIDPRRTATAERAALHLQPAPGTDLALALGLLHIAVVDGWYDDGYVRERTSGFDAARQRAMTWWPERVERVTGVPVGAQRAAVRMLARAERAYVLTGRGAEQHSKGTDTVAAFINLSLALGLPGREGSGYGCLTGQGNGQGGREHGQKADQLPGYRMITDEAAREHVSRIWGVPPETLPGPGSSAYELLNGLGTPHGPRAMLVFGSNPAVSAPHAAHITARLSSLDFLVVADFVPSETARMADVVLPVTQWAEEDGTMTNLEGRVLRRRRLQNPPGHVRSDLEVLHGLARRLGEPAQRYPTAPREVFEELRRASAGGKADYSGIDYERLDTEALYWPCPAEGPDGTAHPGTPRLFLHGFAHPDGRARFAAVEHRAAAESVRAEFPLLATTGRELAQYQSGAQTRRVAELDAAAPEAFVEVHPDTAERAGLRAGALAVVTSARGEVVARVRLVASMRTDTVFLPFHFPGDGRANLLTNPALDPRSRMPEFKVAAVRIGPHPPPGITAAEEVPA; encoded by the coding sequence GTGCCTGAGCCGCGCACCGTCGCCACCCACTGCCCCTATTGCGCCTTGCAGTGCGGAACCCGGCTCACCCGCGAACGCGCGGGCGTGACCGTGGTTCCGACGGACTTCCCGGTGAATCGGGGCGGGTTGTGCCAGAAGGGCTGGACCGCGGCGTCCCTGTTGGACATTCCGGACCGCCTGGTGCATCCGATGGTCCGCCGTGGCGGGGAACTCGTAGCCGCGGACTGGGACACGGCGCTGGGAACCGTCGCCGATCGGCTGCTGGGATTGCGCGCCGAACACGGCCCGGACGCGGTGGCCGTGTTCGGCGGCGGCGGGCTGACCAACGAGAAGGCTTACCTGCTCGGGAAGTTCGCCCGGCTGGCGCTGGGCACCAGCCGGATCGACTACAACGGGCGGTTCTGCATGTCCTCGGCCGCGGCTGCGGGCAACGCCGCGTTCGGGCTGGACCGCGGGCTGCCGTTCCCGGTGACCGACCTGGGCGCGGCGGACGCGGTGCTGCTGGCCGGTGCGAACCCGGCGGAGACGATGCCGCCGCTGATGCAGCACCTCGCCCGGCCGGACCTGGTCGTGATCGACCCGCGGCGCACCGCCACGGCCGAGCGCGCCGCGCTGCACCTGCAACCCGCACCGGGCACGGATCTCGCGCTGGCGCTGGGTCTGCTGCACATCGCGGTCGTCGACGGCTGGTACGACGACGGCTACGTACGCGAGCGCACCAGCGGTTTCGACGCGGCTCGGCAACGGGCGATGACGTGGTGGCCGGAGCGGGTCGAACGGGTCACCGGCGTGCCGGTGGGCGCGCAACGCGCGGCGGTGCGGATGCTGGCGCGGGCCGAGCGGGCCTACGTGCTCACCGGCCGCGGCGCCGAGCAGCACAGCAAGGGCACCGACACCGTCGCCGCATTCATCAACCTGTCCCTGGCGCTGGGCCTGCCGGGCCGCGAAGGCAGCGGCTACGGCTGCCTGACCGGACAGGGCAACGGGCAGGGCGGCCGGGAACACGGGCAGAAGGCCGATCAGCTGCCGGGCTACCGGATGATCACCGACGAGGCCGCTCGCGAACACGTCTCCCGGATCTGGGGCGTGCCGCCGGAGACCCTGCCGGGACCGGGCAGCAGCGCCTACGAGCTGCTCAACGGGCTCGGCACCCCGCACGGCCCCCGCGCGATGCTGGTGTTCGGCTCGAACCCGGCCGTTTCCGCGCCGCACGCCGCGCACATCACCGCACGTCTGTCCAGTTTGGACTTCTTGGTGGTGGCGGACTTCGTGCCGTCGGAGACCGCGCGGATGGCCGACGTGGTGCTGCCGGTGACGCAGTGGGCCGAGGAGGACGGCACCATGACCAACCTCGAAGGCCGCGTGTTGCGCCGCCGCCGGTTGCAGAACCCGCCCGGGCACGTCCGCTCCGACCTCGAAGTGCTGCACGGGCTGGCGCGGCGGCTGGGCGAACCGGCGCAGCGCTACCCCACTGCACCGCGCGAAGTGTTCGAGGAGCTGCGGCGCGCCTCCGCAGGCGGCAAGGCCGACTACTCCGGTATCGACTACGAACGCCTCGACACCGAGGCGCTGTACTGGCCGTGCCCGGCGGAAGGCCCGGACGGGACCGCTCATCCCGGCACGCCGCGGCTGTTCCTGCACGGCTTCGCCCACCCCGACGGGCGGGCGCGGTTCGCAGCGGTCGAGCACCGCGCCGCGGCCGAGTCGGTGCGCGCGGAGTTCCCGCTGCTGGCCACCACCGGCCGCGAGCTGGCGCAGTACCAATCCGGTGCGCAGACCCGCCGGGTCGCCGAACTCGACGCAGCGGCACCGGAGGCGTTCGTCGAGGTCCATCCGGACACCGCAGAACGCGCCGGGCTGCGCGCGGGCGCTCTGGCGGTGGTGACCTCCGCGCGCGGCGAAGTGGTTGCGCGCGTGCGGCTGGTCGCGTCGATGCGCACCGACACCGTGTTCCTGCCGTTCCACTTCCCGGGCGATGGCCGCGCGAACCTGCTCACCAACCCGGCGCTGGACCCGCGCAGCCGGATGCCGGAGTTCAAGGTCGCCGCGGTGCGGATCGGCCCGCACCCGCCGCCCGGGATCACGGCTGCCGAGGAGGTGCCCGCGTGA
- a CDS encoding FAD-dependent oxidoreductase, translating into MSHVLVIGNGPAAHRLVERLRHHGHHGPITVLGQEPRPAYNRVLLASVLDGTLSPDSVTLPESEAQVRLGVTATAIDPARRLVRTTTGVVHRYDELVLATGARATVPGIAGVRSRNGGLADGVTTLRTLADCERIAGDAQRAVVLGGGVLGVETARGLQGRGIDVTLVHPQPHPMDRQLDAAGGELLAEHLRGMGVATELGRRAVTYRPGELVLDDGRVLRADALVLCTGVQPETDTAGTAGLAVGRGVLVDDRMRTTDPHVHAIGDCAEHDGLVPGLIAPAWEQADVLAQVLTGGHARYAPAGSVTRLKARGIDLSAIGAASSLDGSRTDVELVTVADPARGRYAKLALRRDRVAGAVLIGFPQAGAAIGQLHERDLPVPADRLGLLLGGGAPERSAPAELADDAVLCRCNNVTKNRLVRAFHDGARDAGALARATRATTGCGGCGDEVRRLCGALLETSTEQEGAA; encoded by the coding sequence GTGAGCCACGTGCTGGTCATCGGGAACGGTCCGGCCGCGCACCGACTGGTGGAGCGGCTGCGCCACCACGGGCACCACGGGCCGATCACCGTGCTGGGCCAGGAGCCGCGTCCCGCGTACAACCGGGTGCTGCTGGCCTCGGTGCTGGACGGGACGCTCAGTCCGGACTCGGTCACGCTGCCGGAGTCCGAAGCGCAAGTGCGGCTGGGCGTGACCGCCACCGCCATCGATCCGGCGCGGCGGCTGGTGCGCACCACCACCGGCGTGGTGCACCGCTACGACGAGCTCGTGCTGGCCACCGGAGCGCGGGCGACCGTGCCGGGGATTGCCGGGGTGCGGAGCAGGAACGGCGGACTCGCGGACGGCGTGACGACGCTGCGCACGCTGGCCGATTGCGAACGGATCGCCGGTGACGCGCAGCGCGCGGTCGTGCTCGGCGGCGGAGTGCTCGGAGTCGAGACCGCGCGCGGGCTCCAAGGCCGCGGCATCGACGTCACGCTCGTGCACCCGCAGCCGCATCCGATGGACCGCCAGCTCGATGCCGCCGGTGGCGAACTGCTCGCGGAGCACCTGCGAGGTATGGGCGTGGCCACCGAGCTGGGCCGTCGCGCGGTGACCTACCGGCCCGGCGAACTCGTGCTCGACGACGGCCGGGTGCTGCGAGCCGACGCGCTCGTGCTGTGCACCGGGGTGCAGCCGGAGACGGACACGGCGGGCACGGCCGGGCTCGCGGTCGGGCGCGGCGTGCTCGTGGACGACCGGATGCGCACCACCGACCCGCACGTGCACGCGATCGGCGACTGCGCCGAGCACGACGGGCTGGTGCCGGGGCTGATCGCGCCCGCTTGGGAGCAGGCGGACGTGCTCGCGCAGGTGCTCACCGGCGGGCACGCGCGTTATGCGCCCGCAGGCAGCGTGACCCGGCTGAAGGCTCGCGGCATCGACCTGTCCGCCATCGGCGCGGCGTCCAGTTTGGACGGTTCGCGGACCGATGTGGAGCTGGTGACCGTGGCCGATCCGGCGCGCGGCCGGTACGCGAAGCTCGCGCTGCGCCGGGACCGGGTCGCCGGTGCCGTGCTGATCGGGTTCCCGCAGGCCGGTGCCGCGATCGGCCAGCTGCACGAGCGCGACCTGCCCGTGCCCGCGGACCGGCTGGGACTGCTGCTGGGCGGCGGCGCGCCCGAGCGGTCCGCACCCGCCGAACTCGCCGACGACGCGGTGCTCTGCCGCTGCAACAACGTCACCAAGAACCGCCTCGTGCGGGCCTTCCACGACGGTGCTCGCGACGCCGGCGCGCTCGCGCGGGCGACCAGGGCGACCACCGGCTGCGGCGGCTGCGGCGACGAGGTGCGCCGGCTCTGCGGCGCCTTGCTGGAGACCTCGACCGAACAGGAGGGAGCGGCATGA